In Vigna angularis cultivar LongXiaoDou No.4 chromosome 8, ASM1680809v1, whole genome shotgun sequence, one DNA window encodes the following:
- the LOC108345044 gene encoding ABC transporter C family member 10-like isoform X2 — protein MEDFWSMICGDSVGSKTMGKLSCYDFKFLKDPSLCINHLLIISFDALLLIMLSFAMIYKSFSRPCQGLIQVERYSKLQLCSAITSGSLGLLNLCLGIWVLEEKLRQNNTTFPLHWWLLELFQGLTWLFVGLTVSLKLKQLSRVWLWLFSILTFFVYGIVCLLSMSYLITSRELSFKIVLDVLSLLGAFLLLSCTYNVCKIEDTNRETREGLYAPLSDQFNGVDSNRYVTPFAKAGFCSRMLFWWLNPLMKKGKEKTLEDEDIPKLGESDQAESCYLLFQEHLNKQIEKDPSSPVSILWIIIICHQKEILISGFFALLKVVTVSSGPVLLNAFILVAEGNESFKYEGYVLVIALFIIKVIESLSQRQWYFRSRLIGMKVRSLLTAAIYKKLLRLSNVARLTHSGGEIMNYVTVDAYRIGEFPFWFHQTWTTSVQLCIALVILFRAIGMATIASLVVIVLTVLCNTPIAKLHHKFQTELMVSQDERLKAISEALSNMKVLKLYAWENHFKNAIEKLRKEELKLLAAVQLRKAYNVIIFWSSPVLVSAASFGVCYFLKIPLHANNVFTFVAALRIVQEPIIAIPDVIGVVIQAKVAFTRIIKFLEAQELRSNSFIKKSFVNSINDSILIKHANFSWEDNVLKPTLRNINLEIKHGQKVAICGEVGSGKSTLLSLILGEVPITKGTIDIYGKFAYVSQTAWIQTGTVRENILFGSELDAERYQETLHRSSLVKDLELFPNGDLTEIGERGVTLSGGQKQRIQLARAFYQNADIYLLDDPFSAVDAHTATNLLNDYIMEGLKEKTVLVVTHQVDFLPAFDHVLLISKGEILEVAPYHHLLSSSKEFQNLVNAHKKTAGSNKLVDVTFSKRHPTSVREIRQAFMKNQFNIAESKLIKQEEREIGDTGLKPYLQYLNQMKCYILFSVAALSNLAFSIFQILQNSWMATNVDNHHVSTLRLIVVYFLIGVISILFIFIRSLSLVSLGLLSSKYLFLQLMNSLFHAPMSFYDSTPLGRILSRVSSDLSIVDLDIPYSLTFTVGATINAYSTLTVLAVVTWPVLVISILLVYIAIRLQRYYFASAKEVMRMNGTTKSFVANHIAETVAGVVTIRAFEEEYRYFVKNLDLIDINASSFFHSFASNEWLILRLETVAAVVLSFSALCMVLFPPGTFTSGFIGMALSYGLTLSFSLVFSIQSQCNLANYIVSVERLNQYMHIQSEAAEVIETKRPPFNWPDKGEIEINDLQVRYRPDGPLILHGITCTFKAGHKVGIVGRTGSGKSTLIGSLFRLVEPAGGKIVVDGIDISSIGLHDLRSRFGVIPQDPTLFNGTVRYNLDPLSQHSDKEIWEVLGKCQLREVVQEKEEGLNSSVVEDGSNWSMGQRQLFCLGRAILRSSKILVLDEATASIDNATDLILQKTIRTEFADCTVITVAHRIPTVMDCTVVLSISDGKLVEYDEPNTLMKREGSLFRQLVREYWSHFHSSESH, from the exons ATGGAAGATTTTTGGAGCATGATTTGTGGTGATTCTGTTGGTTCAAAGACTATGGGAAAGCTTTCGTGTTACGATTTCAAGTTTCTGAAAGATCCTTCCTTATGCATCAATCATTTATTGATAATATCCTTTGATGCGTTACTCTTGATCATGTTGTCTTTCGCTATGATCTACAAGTCTTTCTCGAGACCATGTCAGGGTCTAATCCAAGTGGAAAGATATTCAAAATTGCAACTGTGTTCTGCCATAACCAGTGGCTCTCTTGGGTTGTTGAATTTGTGTTTGGGCATTTGGGTTTTGGAGGAGAAGTTAAGGCAAAACAATACTACTTTTCCCCTTCACTGGTGGCTGCTAGAACTTTTTCAGGGATTGACATGGTTGTTTGTGGGATTAACTGTAAGTCTCAAGCTGAAACAACTTTCAAGAGTATGGTTATGGTTGTTCTCTATATTGACATTCTTTGTTTACGGTATTGTCTGTCTTTTATCCATGTCTTACTTAATTACCAGTAGAGAACTATCTTTCAAGATCGTTTTAGATGTTCTATCTCTTCTTGGAGCCTTTCTACTACTTTCATGCACATATAATGTATGTAAAATTGAAGACACAAACAGAGAAACTAGAGAAGGCCTTTATGCCCCTTTAAGCGACCAGTTTAATGGTGTTGATTCTAATAGGTATGTAACCCCATTTGCAAAAGCTGGATTCTGTAGTAGGATGTTGTTTTGGTGGTTGAATCCACTTATGAAAAAGGGTAAAGAGAAAACCCTTGAGGATGAGGATATCCCAAAGTTGGGAGAGTCAGATCAAGCAGAAAGTTGTTATCTATTGTTTCAAGAACACTTGAATAAACAGATAGAAAAAGATCCATCGTCACCTGTGTCAATTTTGTGGATAATAATTATATGCCATCAAAAAGAGATTTTGATATCAGGATTCTTTGCATTGCTTAAAGTGGTGACTGTGTCTTCTGGTCCTGTACTTCTAAATGCCTTTATACTGGTAGCTGAGGGTAATGAAAGTTTTAAGTATGAAGGCTATGTATTGGTCATAgcacttttcattataaaggTCATAGAGTCCCTATCACAAAGGCAGTGGTACTTCCGCAGTAGACTTATTGGGATGAAAGTTAGGTCATTGCTTACTGCAGCCATTTATAAAAAGCTGTTGAGGTTGTCCAATGTTGCGAGATTGACACACTCTGGTGGTGAGATAATGAATTATGTGACTGTGGATGCTTATAGAATTGGAGAATTTCCATTTTGGTTTCACCAAACATGGACTACAAGTGTCCAACTATGTATTGCATTAGTAATACTTTTTCGTGCCATTGGGATGGCAACTATCGCCTCATTGGTGGTGATAGTTCTCACTGTGTTGTGCAATACTCCAATAGCTAAGTTACACCACAAGTTTCAGACCGAACTTATGGTGTCACAAGATGAGAGATTGAAGGCTATTTCTGAAGCTCTTTCGAACATGAAAGTTCTAAAGCTATATGCATGggaaaatcattttaaaaatgctATAGAGAAGTTAAGAAAAGAGGAACTCAAATTGTTAGCTGCAGTGCAACTACGAAAGGCATACAACGTAATTATCTTTTGGTCTTCGCCTGTTTTGGTTTCTGCTGCTTCTTTTGGGGTGTGTTACTTCCTTAAAATTCCATTGCATGCAAATAATGTTTTCACATTTGTAGCAGCTCTACGGATTGTGCAAGAGCCAATTATAGCCATCCCAGATGTTATCGGGGTGGTTATTCAAGCTAAGGTTGCATTCACTCGAATTATTAAGTTCCTTGAGGCACAAGAACTACGAAGTAACAGTTTTATAAAAAAGAGCTTTGTTAACAGTATTAATGACTCAATTTTAATCAAACATGCCAATTTTTCGTGGGAAGATAATGTATTAAAGCCAACATTGAGGAACATAAATCTGGAGATTAAACATGGGCAGAAGGTGGCTATTTGTGGAGAAGTTGGCTCTGGCAAATCAACCCTCTTATCGCTGATTCTTGGAGAGGTTCCTATCACAAAAGGAACT ATAGACATTTATGGGAAGTTTGCTTATGTTTCTCAAACAGCATGGATACAAACAGGTACTGTAAgggaaaatattttgtttggatcGGAATTAGATGCTGAAAGATATCAAGAAACACTTCATAGATCTTCACTAGTGAAGGACCTGGAGTTGTTTCCCAATGGTGACCTAACAGAAATAGGTGAGAGAGGAGTTACCTTAAGTGGAGGTCAGAAGCAGCGAATTCAACTTGCACGTGCTTTTTATCAGAATGCTGATATATATCTTTTGGATGATCCATTCAGTGCTGTTGATGCCCATACTGCCACAAATTTGTTGAAT GATTACATCATGGAAGGACTTAAAGAGAAAACGGTATTAGTAGTAACCCATCAAGTTGACTTCCTCCCAGCATTTGATCATGTTTTG TTAATTTCAAAGGGGGAAATCCTTGAAGTTGCTCCTTATCATCATCTATTGAGCTCAAGCAAAGAATTCCAGAACCTCGTCAATGCTCACAAGAAGACGGCTGGTTCTAACAAGCTTGTGGATGTTACTTTTTCCAAGAGACATCCAACTTCTGTTAGAGAGATTAGACAAGCTTTCATGAAAAACCAATTCAACATAGCGGAGAGTAAATTAATAAAGCaggaagagagagagatagGAGACACTGGGTTGAAGCCTTACTTACAGTATCTGAATCAAATGAAGTGCTATATACTCTTCTCTGTGGCTGCTCTTAGTAACCTTGCATTTTCAATTTTCCAAATATTGCAAAACTCATGGATGGCTACAAATGTTGATAATCATCATGTCAGCACGTTGCGGTTGATTGTAGTTTACTTCTTGATTGGAGTTATTTCCATACTTTTCATATTCATTAGAAGTCTAAGTCTTGTTTCTTTGGGGCTTCTTTCATCAAAGTATCTTTTTCTACAATTAATGAACTCACTGTTTCATGCACCAATGTCTTTTTATGACTCTACACCATTAGGAAGGATACTTAGTAGG GTTTCATCCGATCTTAGCATTGTGGACCTTGATATTCCATATAGCCTCACCTTTACTGTGGGAGCAACAATAAATGCTTATTCAACTCTGACAGTTTTAGCAGTTGTCACTTGGCCAGTCTTGGTTATCTCAATACTATTAGTTTATATTGCAATTCGCTTGCAG AGATATTACTTTGCCTCTGCTAAAGAAGTAATGCGGATGAATGGCACAACAAAATCCTTTGTGGCTAATCATATTGCTGAAACTGTTGCTGGAGTTGTGACAATAAGGGCTTTTGAGGAGGAATATCGTTATTTTGTAAAGAATCTTGATTTGATTGACATCAATGCTAGTTCTTTCTTCCATAGTTTTGCCTCAAATGAGTGGTTGATCCTACGTTTAGAAACTGTAGCTGCAGTTGTTCTTTCCTTCTCAGCACTTTGCATGGTCTTGTTTCCACCTGGGACTTTTACATCTG GATTTATTGGCATGGCTCTCTCTTATGGCCTTACACTAAGCTTTTCCTTAGTATTTTCAATTCAAAGTCAATGCAACCTTGCAAATTACATAGTATCTGTAGAGAGGTTAAATCAGTATATGCATATACAAAGTGAGGCTGCAGAAGTAATAGAAACAAAACGCCCTCCTTTTAATTGGCCAGATAAAGGTGAAATAGAAATAAATGACTTGCAG GTACGATACAGGCCTGATGGACCACTTATACTTCATGGAATCACATGCACATTCAAAGCAGGACACAAGGTTGGAATTGTTGGCAGAACAGGCAGTGGAAAGTCCACTCTTATTGGTTCTTTATTTCGTCTTGTGGAGCCAGCAGGTGGAAAAATTGTTGTGGATGGCATAGACATATCTTCTATTGGCCTTCATGATTTGAGGTCACGTTTTGGTGTTATACCTCAGGATCCTACCCTTTTTAATGGAACTGTTAGATACAATCTGGACCCTTTGTCTCAACACTCTGAtaaagagatatgggag GTTCTTGGGAAGTGTCAGTTGCGAGAAGTTGTCCAAGAGAAAGAAGAGGGCTTAAACTCCTCAG TTGTTGAAGATGGATCAAACTGGAGCATGGGACAGAGGCAGCTGTTTTGTCTGGGGCGTGCTATTTTGAGAAGCAGTAAGATATTGGTGCTAGATGAAGCCACAGCATCAATTGATAATGCAACTGATTTGATTCTGCAGAAAACCATTAGGACTGAATTTGCTGATTGTACAGTAATAACAGTAGCACACAGAATACCAACTGTGATGGACTGCACTGTGGTTCTTTCGATCAGTGATG GAAAATTGGTGGAGTATGATGAACCAAACACCTTGATGAAGAGAGAAGGGTCATTGTTCAGACAACTTGTCCGAGAATATTGGTCTCATTTTCACTCTTCAGAATCCCATTGA
- the LOC108345044 gene encoding ABC transporter C family member 10-like isoform X1, producing MEDFWSMICGDSVGSKTMGKLSCYDFKFLKDPSLCINHLLIISFDALLLIMLSFAMIYKSFSRPCQGLIQVERYSKLQLCSAITSGSLGLLNLCLGIWVLEEKLRQNNTTFPLHWWLLELFQGLTWLFVGLTVSLKLKQLSRVWLWLFSILTFFVYGIVCLLSMSYLITSRELSFKIVLDVLSLLGAFLLLSCTYNVCKIEDTNRETREGLYAPLSDQFNGVDSNRYVTPFAKAGFCSRMLFWWLNPLMKKGKEKTLEDEDIPKLGESDQAESCYLLFQEHLNKQIEKDPSSPVSILWIIIICHQKEILISGFFALLKVVTVSSGPVLLNAFILVAEGNESFKYEGYVLVIALFIIKVIESLSQRQWYFRSRLIGMKVRSLLTAAIYKKLLRLSNVARLTHSGGEIMNYVTVDAYRIGEFPFWFHQTWTTSVQLCIALVILFRAIGMATIASLVVIVLTVLCNTPIAKLHHKFQTELMVSQDERLKAISEALSNMKVLKLYAWENHFKNAIEKLRKEELKLLAAVQLRKAYNVIIFWSSPVLVSAASFGVCYFLKIPLHANNVFTFVAALRIVQEPIIAIPDVIGVVIQAKVAFTRIIKFLEAQELRSNSFIKKSFVNSINDSILIKHANFSWEDNVLKPTLRNINLEIKHGQKVAICGEVGSGKSTLLSLILGEVPITKGTIDIYGKFAYVSQTAWIQTGTVRENILFGSELDAERYQETLHRSSLVKDLELFPNGDLTEIGERGVTLSGGQKQRIQLARAFYQNADIYLLDDPFSAVDAHTATNLLNVMSSSFFLMLHLYCKGRFLLQHGFEIWQDYIMEGLKEKTVLVVTHQVDFLPAFDHVLLISKGEILEVAPYHHLLSSSKEFQNLVNAHKKTAGSNKLVDVTFSKRHPTSVREIRQAFMKNQFNIAESKLIKQEEREIGDTGLKPYLQYLNQMKCYILFSVAALSNLAFSIFQILQNSWMATNVDNHHVSTLRLIVVYFLIGVISILFIFIRSLSLVSLGLLSSKYLFLQLMNSLFHAPMSFYDSTPLGRILSRVSSDLSIVDLDIPYSLTFTVGATINAYSTLTVLAVVTWPVLVISILLVYIAIRLQRYYFASAKEVMRMNGTTKSFVANHIAETVAGVVTIRAFEEEYRYFVKNLDLIDINASSFFHSFASNEWLILRLETVAAVVLSFSALCMVLFPPGTFTSGFIGMALSYGLTLSFSLVFSIQSQCNLANYIVSVERLNQYMHIQSEAAEVIETKRPPFNWPDKGEIEINDLQVRYRPDGPLILHGITCTFKAGHKVGIVGRTGSGKSTLIGSLFRLVEPAGGKIVVDGIDISSIGLHDLRSRFGVIPQDPTLFNGTVRYNLDPLSQHSDKEIWEVLGKCQLREVVQEKEEGLNSSVVEDGSNWSMGQRQLFCLGRAILRSSKILVLDEATASIDNATDLILQKTIRTEFADCTVITVAHRIPTVMDCTVVLSISDGKLVEYDEPNTLMKREGSLFRQLVREYWSHFHSSESH from the exons ATGGAAGATTTTTGGAGCATGATTTGTGGTGATTCTGTTGGTTCAAAGACTATGGGAAAGCTTTCGTGTTACGATTTCAAGTTTCTGAAAGATCCTTCCTTATGCATCAATCATTTATTGATAATATCCTTTGATGCGTTACTCTTGATCATGTTGTCTTTCGCTATGATCTACAAGTCTTTCTCGAGACCATGTCAGGGTCTAATCCAAGTGGAAAGATATTCAAAATTGCAACTGTGTTCTGCCATAACCAGTGGCTCTCTTGGGTTGTTGAATTTGTGTTTGGGCATTTGGGTTTTGGAGGAGAAGTTAAGGCAAAACAATACTACTTTTCCCCTTCACTGGTGGCTGCTAGAACTTTTTCAGGGATTGACATGGTTGTTTGTGGGATTAACTGTAAGTCTCAAGCTGAAACAACTTTCAAGAGTATGGTTATGGTTGTTCTCTATATTGACATTCTTTGTTTACGGTATTGTCTGTCTTTTATCCATGTCTTACTTAATTACCAGTAGAGAACTATCTTTCAAGATCGTTTTAGATGTTCTATCTCTTCTTGGAGCCTTTCTACTACTTTCATGCACATATAATGTATGTAAAATTGAAGACACAAACAGAGAAACTAGAGAAGGCCTTTATGCCCCTTTAAGCGACCAGTTTAATGGTGTTGATTCTAATAGGTATGTAACCCCATTTGCAAAAGCTGGATTCTGTAGTAGGATGTTGTTTTGGTGGTTGAATCCACTTATGAAAAAGGGTAAAGAGAAAACCCTTGAGGATGAGGATATCCCAAAGTTGGGAGAGTCAGATCAAGCAGAAAGTTGTTATCTATTGTTTCAAGAACACTTGAATAAACAGATAGAAAAAGATCCATCGTCACCTGTGTCAATTTTGTGGATAATAATTATATGCCATCAAAAAGAGATTTTGATATCAGGATTCTTTGCATTGCTTAAAGTGGTGACTGTGTCTTCTGGTCCTGTACTTCTAAATGCCTTTATACTGGTAGCTGAGGGTAATGAAAGTTTTAAGTATGAAGGCTATGTATTGGTCATAgcacttttcattataaaggTCATAGAGTCCCTATCACAAAGGCAGTGGTACTTCCGCAGTAGACTTATTGGGATGAAAGTTAGGTCATTGCTTACTGCAGCCATTTATAAAAAGCTGTTGAGGTTGTCCAATGTTGCGAGATTGACACACTCTGGTGGTGAGATAATGAATTATGTGACTGTGGATGCTTATAGAATTGGAGAATTTCCATTTTGGTTTCACCAAACATGGACTACAAGTGTCCAACTATGTATTGCATTAGTAATACTTTTTCGTGCCATTGGGATGGCAACTATCGCCTCATTGGTGGTGATAGTTCTCACTGTGTTGTGCAATACTCCAATAGCTAAGTTACACCACAAGTTTCAGACCGAACTTATGGTGTCACAAGATGAGAGATTGAAGGCTATTTCTGAAGCTCTTTCGAACATGAAAGTTCTAAAGCTATATGCATGggaaaatcattttaaaaatgctATAGAGAAGTTAAGAAAAGAGGAACTCAAATTGTTAGCTGCAGTGCAACTACGAAAGGCATACAACGTAATTATCTTTTGGTCTTCGCCTGTTTTGGTTTCTGCTGCTTCTTTTGGGGTGTGTTACTTCCTTAAAATTCCATTGCATGCAAATAATGTTTTCACATTTGTAGCAGCTCTACGGATTGTGCAAGAGCCAATTATAGCCATCCCAGATGTTATCGGGGTGGTTATTCAAGCTAAGGTTGCATTCACTCGAATTATTAAGTTCCTTGAGGCACAAGAACTACGAAGTAACAGTTTTATAAAAAAGAGCTTTGTTAACAGTATTAATGACTCAATTTTAATCAAACATGCCAATTTTTCGTGGGAAGATAATGTATTAAAGCCAACATTGAGGAACATAAATCTGGAGATTAAACATGGGCAGAAGGTGGCTATTTGTGGAGAAGTTGGCTCTGGCAAATCAACCCTCTTATCGCTGATTCTTGGAGAGGTTCCTATCACAAAAGGAACT ATAGACATTTATGGGAAGTTTGCTTATGTTTCTCAAACAGCATGGATACAAACAGGTACTGTAAgggaaaatattttgtttggatcGGAATTAGATGCTGAAAGATATCAAGAAACACTTCATAGATCTTCACTAGTGAAGGACCTGGAGTTGTTTCCCAATGGTGACCTAACAGAAATAGGTGAGAGAGGAGTTACCTTAAGTGGAGGTCAGAAGCAGCGAATTCAACTTGCACGTGCTTTTTATCAGAATGCTGATATATATCTTTTGGATGATCCATTCAGTGCTGTTGATGCCCATACTGCCACAAATTTGTTGAATGTAATGTCATCTTCCTTTTTTCTCATGCTGCATTTATATTGTAAGGGTCGTTTTTTACTTCAACATGGCTTTGAAATATGGCAGGATTACATCATGGAAGGACTTAAAGAGAAAACGGTATTAGTAGTAACCCATCAAGTTGACTTCCTCCCAGCATTTGATCATGTTTTG TTAATTTCAAAGGGGGAAATCCTTGAAGTTGCTCCTTATCATCATCTATTGAGCTCAAGCAAAGAATTCCAGAACCTCGTCAATGCTCACAAGAAGACGGCTGGTTCTAACAAGCTTGTGGATGTTACTTTTTCCAAGAGACATCCAACTTCTGTTAGAGAGATTAGACAAGCTTTCATGAAAAACCAATTCAACATAGCGGAGAGTAAATTAATAAAGCaggaagagagagagatagGAGACACTGGGTTGAAGCCTTACTTACAGTATCTGAATCAAATGAAGTGCTATATACTCTTCTCTGTGGCTGCTCTTAGTAACCTTGCATTTTCAATTTTCCAAATATTGCAAAACTCATGGATGGCTACAAATGTTGATAATCATCATGTCAGCACGTTGCGGTTGATTGTAGTTTACTTCTTGATTGGAGTTATTTCCATACTTTTCATATTCATTAGAAGTCTAAGTCTTGTTTCTTTGGGGCTTCTTTCATCAAAGTATCTTTTTCTACAATTAATGAACTCACTGTTTCATGCACCAATGTCTTTTTATGACTCTACACCATTAGGAAGGATACTTAGTAGG GTTTCATCCGATCTTAGCATTGTGGACCTTGATATTCCATATAGCCTCACCTTTACTGTGGGAGCAACAATAAATGCTTATTCAACTCTGACAGTTTTAGCAGTTGTCACTTGGCCAGTCTTGGTTATCTCAATACTATTAGTTTATATTGCAATTCGCTTGCAG AGATATTACTTTGCCTCTGCTAAAGAAGTAATGCGGATGAATGGCACAACAAAATCCTTTGTGGCTAATCATATTGCTGAAACTGTTGCTGGAGTTGTGACAATAAGGGCTTTTGAGGAGGAATATCGTTATTTTGTAAAGAATCTTGATTTGATTGACATCAATGCTAGTTCTTTCTTCCATAGTTTTGCCTCAAATGAGTGGTTGATCCTACGTTTAGAAACTGTAGCTGCAGTTGTTCTTTCCTTCTCAGCACTTTGCATGGTCTTGTTTCCACCTGGGACTTTTACATCTG GATTTATTGGCATGGCTCTCTCTTATGGCCTTACACTAAGCTTTTCCTTAGTATTTTCAATTCAAAGTCAATGCAACCTTGCAAATTACATAGTATCTGTAGAGAGGTTAAATCAGTATATGCATATACAAAGTGAGGCTGCAGAAGTAATAGAAACAAAACGCCCTCCTTTTAATTGGCCAGATAAAGGTGAAATAGAAATAAATGACTTGCAG GTACGATACAGGCCTGATGGACCACTTATACTTCATGGAATCACATGCACATTCAAAGCAGGACACAAGGTTGGAATTGTTGGCAGAACAGGCAGTGGAAAGTCCACTCTTATTGGTTCTTTATTTCGTCTTGTGGAGCCAGCAGGTGGAAAAATTGTTGTGGATGGCATAGACATATCTTCTATTGGCCTTCATGATTTGAGGTCACGTTTTGGTGTTATACCTCAGGATCCTACCCTTTTTAATGGAACTGTTAGATACAATCTGGACCCTTTGTCTCAACACTCTGAtaaagagatatgggag GTTCTTGGGAAGTGTCAGTTGCGAGAAGTTGTCCAAGAGAAAGAAGAGGGCTTAAACTCCTCAG TTGTTGAAGATGGATCAAACTGGAGCATGGGACAGAGGCAGCTGTTTTGTCTGGGGCGTGCTATTTTGAGAAGCAGTAAGATATTGGTGCTAGATGAAGCCACAGCATCAATTGATAATGCAACTGATTTGATTCTGCAGAAAACCATTAGGACTGAATTTGCTGATTGTACAGTAATAACAGTAGCACACAGAATACCAACTGTGATGGACTGCACTGTGGTTCTTTCGATCAGTGATG GAAAATTGGTGGAGTATGATGAACCAAACACCTTGATGAAGAGAGAAGGGTCATTGTTCAGACAACTTGTCCGAGAATATTGGTCTCATTTTCACTCTTCAGAATCCCATTGA
- the LOC108345026 gene encoding uncharacterized protein LOC108345026 encodes MSMSMSISTLSSSTFPNSNLFLTLSSQKFPLFPKPLLLLLPFPHPLSLRTPTFLSPLLCKSPEAEAEAPPPEDHWLQKLPEKSKPLYSHSLPCIEAWLRSLGFCQSKEDRALWLVHKPDWHAHLSLDVTDLYIRYLKSGPGNLEKDVERRFSYALSREDIENAVLGGP; translated from the exons ATGTCCATGTCTATGTCCATTTCCACACTTTCCTCTTCAACCTTCCCAAACTCTAATCTCTTTCTCACTTTATCATCTCAAAAATTCCCTCTCTTCCCCAAaccccttcttcttcttctcccctTTCCCCACCCCCTCTCCCTCCGAACGCCCACCTTCCTCTCTCCGCTTCTCTGCAAGTCTCCTGAGGCGGAAGCGGAGGCGCCGCCACCGGAGGACCACTGGCTGCAGAAGCTACCGGAGAAGTCGAAGCCGCTCTACTCCCACAGCCTGCCCTGCATTGAGGCCTGGCTCCGAAGCCTGGGCTTCTGCCAGAGCAAGGAAGACAGGGCCCTCTGGCTCGTTCACAAGCCCGATTGGCACGCCCACCTCTCCCTTGATGTCACTGATCTCTACATAAG GTATTTGAAGAGTGGACCAGGGAATCTTGAAAAAGATGTAGAGAGGAGGTTTAGTTATGCTTTAAGCAGAGAAGACATTGAGAATGCTGTACTTGGAGGACCATAG
- the LOC108345196 gene encoding extensin, translating into MSSLPSAPTLTPLPKPSSSAATKWKNSANTTAPKSNVSAPSLSLASSITPSPLHPPPGFTLNPWIPWKKAPTNPTPTPPSENKGKNAYALSVLRRVEMKIDGRDISESREIDIAEQ; encoded by the exons ATGTCGTCACTGCCCAGTGCCCCAACACTTACGCCACTGCCAAAACCGTCGTCTAGTGCCGCCACAAAATGGAAAAACTCCGCAAACACTACCGCACCGAAATCCAACGTCTCCgctccctccctctccctcgCCTCATCAATAACTCCATCACCACTTCACCCTCCTCCTGGGTTCACTTTAAATCCATGGATTCCATGGAAGAAGGCCCCAACAAACCCCACACCAACCCCACCTTCTGAAAATAAAG GTAAAAATGCTTATGCCTTGTCAGTATTAAGGCGGGTTGAGATGAAAATTGATGGTCGAGATATCTCTGAAAGCAG AGAAATTGATATTGCAGAGCAATGA